One Helianthus annuus cultivar XRQ/B chromosome 12, HanXRQr2.0-SUNRISE, whole genome shotgun sequence genomic region harbors:
- the LOC110894295 gene encoding disease resistance protein RPS4, which yields MASSSLASSSSTPGCSTQQWNYDVYLCFRGTDTGKSFVGHLYAALYQRGILTYLDTETLPHGVPIDATLFNAIKESRIAIVVLSKNFANSSFCLNELAYIIKCRDEMGQIVIPIYYHVHPSEVRKQEGAFSSYKWEIKNDYNKFVSWRNALVDIASKDNGWIVGDIPESVCIRQVVDTISNKLFPNKGFIKLGTDLQDLKLRGTAESVYHHSRQINTSVTSSISTKLAKYDVFLSFRGEDTRFNFVDHLYSALEQHKILTYMDKEIKFSGPLHSHSINAIEEARISIIIFSINYASSSLCLDELAYMMKCRNETGQIVIPLYYHVDPSEVRKQSGKYEIAFPKHGSMKPSKVELWRNALVDASSLRGWNIVHIADGHEAKGIRLIVKKISNILFPDKDLIGLRTRLEDMTFGGGGGITIPPFSQKDMEHLRIPLHEILLATNNLSENNIIAVGGFGKVYQGLSEQHGTIAVKQLDRRHGQGDHEFMMEIALLSAYKHENLVSLVGYCDKDGEKILVLKYEINGSLDKHVHRKDLTWIQRLQICLDVAKGLKYLHEDVGAQHRILHRDVKSSNILLDENWKAKISDFGLSKNSSCKCAV from the exons ATGGCATCATCATCATTGGCGTCTTCAAGCTCCACTCCAGGTTGTTCTACTCAACAGTGGAATTACGATGTTTATCTATGTTTTCGAGGAACAGACACTGGAAAGAGCTTCGTAGGTCATCTCTATGCCGCACTTTACCAACGAGGAATCCTTACTTACCTTGACACAGAAACACTTCCGCATGGCGTACCCATTGATGCAACACTCTTCAATGCTATCAAAGAATCACGGATTGCTATCGTGGTGTTGTCGAAAAACTTTGCAAATTCTTCGTTTTGCTTGAATGAACTTGCGTATATCATAAAGTGTAGAGATGAGATGGGGCAAATCGTTATACCCATATACTATCATGTTCATCCCTCAGAAGTGCGAAAACAAGAAGGGGCATTTTCTTCGTATAAGTGGGAGATCAAGAATGATTATAACAAATTCGTGTCATGGAGAAATGCATTAGTGGATATTGCAAGTAAAGATAATGGATGGATAGTCGGTGACAT TCCTGAATCGGTATGTATCAGACAAGTTGTTGATACAATTTCGAATAAACTGTTTCCCAACAAAGGCTTCATTAAATTGGGGACAGACTTACAAGATCTCAAATTGAGGGGTACTGCTG AATCAGTTTATCATCATTCCAGACAAATCAACACATCAGTCACATCTTCAATTTCTACTAAGTTGGCCAAATATGATGTGTTTTTGAGTTTTCGAGGAGAAGACACTCGCTTCAACTTTGTGGATCACCTATACTCAGCTCTTGAGCAACACAAAATTCTCACTTACATGGATAAGGAAATAAAGTTCTCTGGTCCATTACATTCACACTCAATTAATGCTATTGAAGAAGCACGAATTTCCATTATCATATTCTCCATAAATTATGCAAGCTCTTCCTTGTGCTTGGACGAACTTGCATATATGATGAAATGCAGGAATGAGACGGGGCAAATCGTTATCCCTTTATACTATCATGTCGATCCCTCGGAGGTACGAAAACAAAGTGGGAAATATGAGATAGCATTCCCCAAACATGGGTCGATGAAGCCCTCCAAAGTTGAGTTGTGGAGAAATGCACTGGTGGATGCAAGCAGCCTTAGAGGATGGAATATCGTGCACATTGCTGACGG GCATGAGGCGAAAGGTATCCGACTAATTGTCAAAAAAATTTCAAATATATTGTTCCCCGATAAAGACCTTATAGGATTACGCACTCGCTTGGAAGATATGACATTTGGAGGTGGTGGTGGGATTACTATCCCACCATTTTCCCAGAAAGACATGGAGCACTTGAGGATTCCTCTCCATGAAATATTGTTGGCAACAAATAATCTCTCTGAAAATAACATCATCGCGGTGGGTGGATTCGGGAAGGTGTACCAAGGCCTATCTGAACAGCATGGCACCATTGCTGTAAAGCAATTAGATCGTAGGCACGGCCAAGGAGACCATGAATTCATGATGGAGATTGCATTGCTTTCAGCTTATAAACATGAAAACCTTGTCTCTCTTGTTGGCTATTGTGACAAAGATGGGGAGAAGATACTTGTTTTAAAGTATGAAATCAACGGAAGTCTTGACAAACATGTACATAGAAAGGATCTTACTTGGATCCAACGCCTTCAGATTTGTTTAGATGTTGCCAAGGGGTTGAAGTACTTACATGAAGATGTTGGAGCTCAACATAGAATACTTCACCGTGACGTCAAGAGCTCCAACATCCTATTGGATGAGAACTGGAAGGCCAAGATTTCCGATTTTGGTTTGTCTAAAAATAGCTCTTGCAAATGTGCCGTGTAG